Proteins from a genomic interval of Salinivibrio kushneri:
- the rplA gene encoding 50S ribosomal protein L1 — MAKMTKRMRVIREKVDVTKEYDINEAVALLKELATANFVESVDVSVNLGIDARKSDQNVRGATVLPNGTGRDIRVAVFTQGANADAAKEAGADIVGMEDLAEQVKKGEMNFDVVVASPDAMRVVGQLGTILGPRGLMPNPKVGTVTPNVAEAVKNAKAGQVRYRNDKNGIIHTTIGKVDFDANSLKENLEALLVALKKAKPTSAKGTYIKKVSLSTTMGAGVSLDQNSLEASVN; from the coding sequence ATGGCTAAAATGACTAAGCGCATGCGCGTAATCCGCGAAAAAGTTGATGTGACCAAAGAGTACGACATCAACGAAGCCGTTGCTCTACTGAAGGAACTGGCGACTGCAAATTTCGTTGAAAGTGTTGACGTTTCTGTCAACCTTGGCATCGATGCTCGTAAATCAGACCAAAACGTTCGTGGCGCGACCGTACTGCCTAACGGTACAGGCCGTGACATCCGTGTTGCTGTGTTCACACAAGGTGCGAACGCTGACGCGGCGAAAGAAGCCGGTGCGGATATCGTCGGTATGGAAGATCTTGCTGAACAAGTGAAGAAAGGCGAAATGAACTTTGACGTCGTCGTCGCTTCACCAGACGCAATGCGCGTTGTTGGTCAGCTAGGTACCATCCTAGGCCCACGTGGTCTGATGCCAAACCCGAAAGTGGGTACGGTAACCCCTAACGTTGCTGAAGCGGTTAAAAACGCGAAAGCAGGTCAGGTTCGTTATCGTAACGACAAGAATGGCATCATTCATACCACTATCGGTAAAGTAGACTTTGACGCGAACAGCCTGAAAGAAAACCTGGAAGCGCTGTTGGTGGCACTGAAGAAGGCGAAGCCAACTTCAGCTAAAGGTACTTACATCAAGAAAGTTAGCCTTTCAACAACCATGGGTGCTGGCGTGTCTCTCGACCAAAACTCTTTGGAAGCAAGCGTTAACTAA
- the rplK gene encoding 50S ribosomal protein L11, with protein MAKKVEAYIKLQVAAGAANPSPPVGPALGQHGVNIMEFCKAFNAKTESIEKGLPTPVVITVYSDRSFTFVTKTPPAAILLKKAAGVKSGSGRPNTEKVGTVTDAQIQEIAETKAADMTGADIEAMKRSIAGTARSMGLNVEG; from the coding sequence ATGGCAAAGAAAGTAGAAGCTTACATCAAGCTGCAAGTTGCAGCGGGTGCAGCTAACCCATCGCCACCGGTTGGTCCTGCTCTGGGTCAACACGGTGTGAACATCATGGAGTTCTGTAAAGCGTTTAACGCGAAGACCGAATCTATCGAGAAAGGTCTACCAACTCCTGTTGTTATCACTGTATACAGTGACCGTTCTTTCACCTTCGTAACCAAGACTCCACCAGCGGCGATTCTTCTTAAGAAAGCGGCAGGCGTGAAATCTGGTTCAGGTCGTCCGAACACTGAAAAAGTGGGTACCGTGACTGACGCGCAGATCCAAGAGATCGCAGAAACCAAAGCGGCAGACATGACCGGTGCGGACATCGAAGCGATGAAACGCTCCATTGCGGGTACTGCCCGTTCAATGGGCCTGAACGTAGAGGGTTAA
- the nusG gene encoding transcription termination/antitermination protein NusG: MSEAPKKRWYVVQAFSGFESRVAQSLREHIKMHEMEDYFGEVLVPTEEVVEMRQGQRRKSERKFFPGYVLVQMVMNDESWHLVRGVPRVMGFIGGTSDRPAPISDKEADSILNRLEKASESPVHKTVFEAGEVVRVTEGPFADFNGVVEQVDYDKNRLKVSVSIFGRATPVELEFGQVEKT; the protein is encoded by the coding sequence ATGAGCGAAGCTCCCAAAAAACGTTGGTATGTGGTCCAGGCTTTCTCTGGTTTTGAAAGCCGTGTAGCGCAGTCATTGCGCGAACATATCAAAATGCACGAAATGGAAGACTATTTCGGGGAAGTCTTGGTGCCAACCGAAGAAGTGGTTGAAATGCGCCAGGGGCAACGTCGCAAGAGCGAGCGTAAATTCTTCCCAGGTTATGTGCTCGTCCAAATGGTGATGAACGATGAATCTTGGCACTTGGTACGCGGTGTGCCACGTGTGATGGGTTTCATTGGTGGCACCTCAGATCGCCCAGCACCTATTTCTGATAAAGAAGCAGACTCTATTCTCAATCGCCTCGAAAAAGCGAGTGAGTCTCCGGTTCACAAAACCGTGTTTGAAGCCGGCGAAGTGGTGCGTGTCACAGAAGGACCGTTTGCAGACTTTAACGGTGTTGTCGAGCAAGTGGACTATGACAAGAACCGCCTTAAGGTGTCTGTCTCAATCTTTGGCCGTGCAACCCCAGTTGAGCTTGAGTTTGGCCAGGTAGAAAAAACCTGA
- the secE gene encoding preprotein translocase subunit SecE, giving the protein MKANAETQSGSMDILKWGVVFVLLAAAVIGNSLYSDVSVVVRAAAVVVLVAAAGGVAALTMKGKAAITFARESRMEVRKVIWPTRQETLQTSLIVLAVTVVMALILWGVDGIMVRLVRLITGV; this is encoded by the coding sequence ATGAAAGCGAACGCTGAGACCCAATCCGGTTCGATGGACATCCTTAAATGGGGTGTTGTTTTTGTCCTATTGGCCGCAGCCGTGATAGGGAATAGCCTGTACAGTGACGTGTCTGTGGTAGTGCGAGCTGCTGCTGTGGTGGTATTGGTTGCCGCTGCCGGTGGTGTTGCTGCACTCACGATGAAAGGAAAAGCTGCGATCACGTTTGCACGCGAATCGCGTATGGAAGTGCGTAAAGTGATTTGGCCGACCCGCCAAGAGACTTTACAGACATCTCTCATCGTTCTGGCTGTTACTGTCGTTATGGCGCTCATCTTGTGGGGCGTTGACGGAATCATGGTCCGTCTAGTCCGCCTAATCACTGGCGTGTGA
- the tuf gene encoding elongation factor Tu, translating into MSKEKFERTKTHVNVGTIGHVDHGKTTLTAAICTVLAKVHGGAARDFASIDNAPEERDRGITIATSHVEYDTPTRHYAHVDCPGHADYVKNMITGAAQMDGGILVVAATDGPMPQTREHILLGRQVGIPNIIVFMNKCDMVDDEELLELVEMEVRELLSEYDFPGDDCPVIQGSALGALNGEEQWEQKIVELAEALDSYIPEPERAIDKPFILPIEDVFSIQGRGTVVTGRVEQGIITVGDDVEIVGMKDTAKTTCTGVEMFRKLLDEGRAGENVGVLLRGTKRDEVERGQVLAKPGSITPHTKFESEVYVLGKDEGGRHTPFFKGYRPQFYFRTTDVTGTIELPEGVEMVMPGDNIKMVVTLIAPIAMDEGLRFAIREGGRTVGAGVVANIIE; encoded by the coding sequence ATGTCTAAAGAAAAATTTGAACGTACGAAAACGCACGTTAACGTTGGTACTATTGGCCACGTTGACCATGGTAAAACGACGCTGACCGCAGCTATCTGTACGGTACTTGCAAAAGTACACGGCGGTGCAGCGCGTGATTTCGCGTCAATCGATAACGCACCAGAAGAGCGTGATCGTGGTATCACCATCGCAACGTCTCACGTTGAGTACGATACACCGACTCGCCACTACGCACACGTTGACTGCCCAGGACACGCTGACTATGTGAAAAACATGATCACCGGTGCGGCGCAGATGGACGGTGGTATCCTGGTTGTTGCGGCAACTGATGGCCCAATGCCACAGACGCGTGAGCACATCCTACTTGGCCGTCAGGTTGGTATTCCAAACATCATCGTGTTCATGAACAAATGTGACATGGTTGATGACGAAGAGCTGCTTGAGCTGGTTGAAATGGAAGTTCGTGAGCTACTTTCAGAGTATGACTTCCCAGGTGACGACTGCCCTGTTATTCAAGGTTCTGCACTGGGTGCATTGAACGGTGAAGAGCAGTGGGAGCAGAAGATTGTTGAGCTAGCAGAAGCGCTAGATTCTTACATCCCAGAGCCAGAGCGTGCGATCGACAAGCCGTTCATCCTGCCAATCGAAGACGTCTTCTCAATCCAAGGCCGTGGTACGGTTGTAACCGGTCGTGTTGAGCAAGGCATCATCACTGTAGGTGACGACGTTGAAATCGTGGGCATGAAAGACACCGCGAAGACCACCTGTACTGGTGTTGAGATGTTCCGTAAGCTTCTAGACGAAGGCCGTGCGGGTGAGAACGTTGGTGTTCTTCTGCGTGGTACTAAGCGTGACGAAGTTGAGCGTGGCCAAGTACTGGCGAAGCCGGGTTCAATCACGCCGCACACCAAGTTCGAGTCAGAAGTTTACGTGCTGGGCAAAGACGAAGGTGGCCGTCATACGCCGTTCTTCAAAGGCTATCGTCCACAGTTCTACTTCCGTACTACTGACGTAACCGGTACTATCGAGCTGCCAGAAGGCGTTGAGATGGTAATGCCTGGTGACAACATCAAGATGGTTGTAACGCTCATCGCACCTATCGCGATGGACGAAGGTCTACGTTTCGCTATCCGTGAAGGTGGCCGTACTGTAGGCGCTGGTGTTGTTGCTAACATCATTGAATAA
- the coaA gene encoding type I pantothenate kinase encodes MNATLTPYLSFERQQWAELRDAVPMTLTEDDIDRLRGLNEHLSMDEVRDIYLPLSRLLNLYVKARKSRTEVLDEFLSQPVSNHVPYVIGIAGSVAVGKSTTARLLKALLTRWPDHPKVALVTTDGFLYPNAELESRGIMHKKGFPQSYDMRKLVEFVADVKSGKDCVTAPIYSHLVYDITSDVQNVEKPDILILEGLNVLQSGMDYPHDPHHVFISDFLDFSIYVDAEPDLLKHWYIERFMKFRRGAFLDPQAYFHHYTRLSVDEATQKAATIWDEINGKNLSENILPTRERASLILEKGANHSVQHIRVRK; translated from the coding sequence ATGAATGCAACGCTAACGCCTTATTTGTCGTTCGAGCGTCAACAATGGGCTGAACTGAGGGATGCAGTGCCCATGACGCTCACAGAAGATGACATTGACCGCTTGCGCGGCCTTAACGAGCATTTGTCGATGGATGAGGTGCGCGATATTTATCTTCCTTTATCCCGGCTGCTTAATCTCTATGTAAAAGCGCGCAAAAGCCGGACGGAAGTGCTAGACGAGTTTTTATCCCAACCGGTATCAAATCATGTGCCTTATGTTATTGGCATCGCGGGCAGCGTCGCCGTGGGGAAAAGTACCACCGCACGCCTTTTAAAAGCCTTGCTGACACGATGGCCTGACCATCCCAAAGTGGCGCTGGTCACTACGGATGGCTTTTTGTATCCAAACGCCGAACTTGAGTCGCGTGGCATCATGCATAAGAAAGGGTTTCCGCAATCTTATGACATGCGCAAACTGGTTGAGTTTGTGGCTGACGTCAAATCAGGAAAAGACTGTGTCACCGCGCCGATTTATTCTCACCTGGTTTACGACATCACCTCTGACGTGCAAAACGTAGAGAAACCCGACATCTTGATCCTCGAAGGGCTCAATGTGCTGCAAAGTGGTATGGATTACCCGCACGACCCCCATCATGTGTTTATTTCCGACTTTCTCGACTTTTCTATCTATGTCGACGCCGAACCAGACTTGCTAAAGCATTGGTATATCGAGCGCTTTATGAAATTCCGCCGAGGTGCCTTTCTCGACCCACAAGCCTACTTTCATCACTACACGCGGTTATCGGTGGACGAAGCCACTCAAAAAGCCGCGACCATCTGGGATGAGATTAACGGGAAAAACTTATCGGAGAACATTCTACCGACCCGTGAGCGCGCCAGCTTAATCTTAGAAAAAGGTGCCAACCACTCCGTTCAACATATCCGTGTGCGCAAATAG